ATAATTCTTTCAGAGTTCCATCTTAATGCGCACAGGCGCGAATGTCAAAATGAGTTGAACTTTTTTACCCGAGACACTGAAATCTGTTATGATGGAATTGCTTATTCACATGCCTGCTTCACAAGAAGCAGCGCAGGAAATAGCTGGCATGTACACAATGACACGCCTGCAGCAGTACAATCATTACAACTGCTTGCAGACAGATTTCAAGTGGGAAAAGGAGCATCGATATGAAACAAGTGACCAAAGGCCAATGGAATGGTTACGACACGTATATCCTACATAGCCGTGAATTGGAAATCACCCTGCTGCCGCGTCTTGGAAATAATATTATTTCTATTCGCGATTTAGTGCAGGACAGGGATATCGTCCGCCGTCCGGATGAAGACGATCTTGCCTTTTATCTGCAGAAGCCGTACCATTTTGGCGTTCCTCTCCTGATTCCACCAGGACGCATTCATCGGGGACAATTCGAATATGAAGGTGTCCGTTACCAGTTCGATCAGAACACGGCGAATGACAACCATATTCACGGTCTCCACCGTACCCAATCCTGGTGTGTCAGTGATATCGAGGAAGATGAAGACGGATGTGCAATTACGACCGAATTATTGACTGAAAATGAAGAACACTGGATGGCTCAATTCCCGATTCCTCTGAAACTTGAGATGACGTTCAGTCTGCAAAACGCTGTATTTAGCCAGCGTCTGCGAGTCACCAATCTGAGCTCAACGCCTGCTCCTTTTG
The window above is part of the Paenibacillus sp. 1781tsa1 genome. Proteins encoded here:
- a CDS encoding aldose 1-epimerase, yielding MKQVTKGQWNGYDTYILHSRELEITLLPRLGNNIISIRDLVQDRDIVRRPDEDDLAFYLQKPYHFGVPLLIPPGRIHRGQFEYEGVRYQFDQNTANDNHIHGLHRTQSWCVSDIEEDEDGCAITTELLTENEEHWMAQFPIPLKLEMTFSLQNAVFSQRLRVTNLSSTPAPFGMGYHTWFLLDGKPADWTLQLPVSGIYGQNEEQLPTGELESLGEWSALNEGINLQGRNWDTLLKATEGEPATAYLRRQDGYTLKYSADEAFFKHWVLFTKGESDQFLCIEPYTWLPDAPNLALSDEQTGLIRLEPEQPVELFTRIEVIPPTD